Genomic segment of Mytilus edulis chromosome 12, xbMytEdul2.2, whole genome shotgun sequence:
gaaaactaacaacTAAGCAACACATCATAGGCGAATCCAGGGGGGCCCGGGTCCCCCTTTGgtaggaaaaatttggttgattatatagggaatcattgaagcatgactggagtgggcccccccttaggaaaagttctggatccgccactgcacatgCACCAACCCCACCAAAATAAAGGGGATGATCTCAGTTCCTTAGGGATGCatatcctgctcaacatgtggtaCTGGTTGCCTCAATGTGTCTTGCCAATATGCTATTTTTACCCCCAGGatattaagttttatttaaaaaaatattctcctcCGTAATACACATCTCAGAGTCAGGTTCTCACTGAATAGTTTTGAGGGCAATTACAGTTTCAAATATATATGGCAAGTAAGAGTGAAAAGATAAAACTGTATTGGTATACAATTCATCTTCTTAGTGGATACACCATTTGACAATCTTCAGATAAGACCAGGAGGGATTCATGGACTTGTCTTATATTGAGAACCctgaaattcatacaattttccaaataaaatagATGTGGTGTAGACATCATTGAGACAGCTATATACCCAAATGTCTATCTTGTCATGTTTTGAATCTTTCTTAGTATGGACAAGCTGTAAACAGAGACAACAATCTGTCAGTCAGCATCACAAATTCATAATTGTATAAAACTGGTGGTTTAATCAAGTATGACCACTGACAAAGGTTCTGACTGGACATATTTCATGTGTATTTACATGGTTAAAGaacttttaacaaatttgaatTACTGCATGTTTTCcattattttctgtatttttaaatttgtttttcatttcttcaTACTTCTGATCTTAtttttttagtccattttttttTGGTGGTATTGGCCTGTTATTGATTTCTCTAtatattctgtaaaccccatctaGACACTCCTAAATTGTGCTGAGACTTATCCTTTTTCATACAAGTAAATCTTTTCATTCATTGTTAAACAAATCATGATTTAGGTCTTCTCTGTTGCATTgtttcgtaatttttttttatcctggttTTGTTATAGCTTACTATAAGGCATGGATTTGGGTTATTTTTTAAGtctgtatagtgacctataggCTATAATTGTTTGCATTGTTTCATTTTGGCCTTTAACTGGATATACAGCTGTTTATTTGGCAATTTTACAACATCTGAGAAAAAGATCAAACCACTTAAtattaacattgaccaatgaatcataaaattaggtcatggtcaaataatttATGCCAGCCAGACCTGTACAGCTTGCAATCATTTAGACACCAGATGTACATGTAATGGTCTAATCATTAAAAGTACCTGAGAACAGATCAAACAACAAAATCTCAACAttgtccaatgaaccatgaagtTGGAGTCTAggtaaggggtcatccataattgtcaaccattttccaaagtgtacaaaacgtacacttggggggagggggttaaaaaatcaacatttttaccgtacgctttttttttatttccggaATTTATATCGTTTCCGTAGGGAAAGTCGATTTATAAAATCGAGAATTGGCTTGAgtgtttctcttcttatttcttcttgattattttcacttgatgatattgATTTTGATATCATAATTCTACTCAATCGGGATTGaacgattaaaagatcaaatcatatgaaaactaaatctttcaaaaatgtgaactagtaaaattatttaaacaaaaagtttttatgtgtccttttgttaatcttttgcatgctctaggtgccctattttattggagttaccatttccactgtgtgataggggaaacactaatctttgtaatctttattcggacaaaacacaagcatcacagatagatgtcatcaaaaaaaacagtcagatatgttttagtttttttttcaatgcaaagttctatattaaactaaaatataatagacaggatcttctttttattaagaatgactgattcttctcttgaaatctgaaaatggttgatgtacactttttgaaggagggtggggggtctgacaaagtgtacgttttgtacactttggaaaatggttgacaattatggacgACCCCTAAGATAAAACCTGTTGTGTGCACCTTaaaattattccatacaccaaattaagttaaggtggtacccaacaccctcactaaaatttatttatcgtttaattttcataaaattttgacaaagtatttactttgaccatttcacaaaaatataaaaatttccaaaaatttgaaccaaccattttatgagaaaaattacactggttgtatagcagtttgacaaacattagtttgattattgagaagcttatatttccttaacaacacagtgtaattaaaatgtttagctgattttacagagttatctccctgtagtgttaggtaccaccttaacctaATGGTTAGAAATAGTATCACAGAGATACTGACTTGACCACTTCACTTTAACCTTGATACCAGATCTATGAAATGAGAAATGCAGAAAATGCAAGGATTtacccatataccaaatatagttattataTTACTCATAATAATTCAATATTAGACTTGACAAACAAAACATGTTCAAGctgtcactgaaccatgaaaatgaggtataGGACAAGGGAAAAATGACAGATAGAAACATCATTacacaaggtatgaagcatcaaggtcaTCTCCATTCTGTACTATAGAGctttatacaaattataaataagcCGGCACCATAACTGGATTGTAATCCTTATGTCTCCCTTTCAGCATCATTCGTAGCAGACAAGAAGAACCATTATATCCTATCCCTTTTCTCAAAATTGATTGAGGCAAAAAGGATTGCTTGTTTTCATGCAAAAAATGCCTAGATAAATGCCTTAACATGTAAAGACTAAGAAAATACAGTAATACTATGTGAACCTGAAATGAGACAACCATAAGGACACAGAGAaatgaaaacataatgcctccCTTACTATTGTACATGACAGAATTGAAACCAGAACAGTGTCACTTTTGacattttattcattattttatagTAAGACTGCTCTCTAACATTTCAATCTATAACAACAGTAATTAAACCATATATGCTGGattgtatcaattttatataaaaagttaatTGCATGATTCTGAAAGAAATTACTGTTTTTTACATCAGATTTATAATTTCATGTACATAAGTGTATTTTCGTGTGCTATCATACTTCATAAGAACATGTGGAATTCCTTTTCAGAATTGACCAAGACCAAGACCGTCAAGattattttgtctatttttttcaggtttaagaaaGATAACTCTGTCAACTTTCATCTTCTTCCTTCTGTTTAATGGAAAgatattcagaatatttaatcTTCCTTGGAAtaatatctgaaaaataaaaaatgattacAAAGCATTTTGTAACAAATTTCGACTAGAATGATTTAATACCTGTCACCTGGATTAATAGTCTCTTTTGGGACAATGTTTGAAAAGATGAGCGATAATTTTTTAACACTGTATTGTTgactttaaacattttaaagcatttatctattgtttttttttaaaagtcccATAAAATTAAACTTgagaaaaactcaaaatcagcatttttaatttcctatggaaattaacattggaaggggagataactctgcaaaaaagtctttatttggtctttttttggttaattttcttttaaaaaaaataaaattaaagtatgctactttgatggggttataagttcaTATTTGACTATGTTATATAATTTTCTGCTCATgtaatgtacaaaaccgaagtgatatgggtattttaatttttttgtgtgcatttttcatcaaagaaattgcaaatttgtgaccattttgaaaaaataatgtcaaaatttgGTAtggtttatatctgtatattatatttgttcagcaACTTCAAacactttaaaccacaaaaagaagaatatattcttaattattttattaaatttgagattctttaccttgacatgttgaaaaattcaataaatagtCAACTAATACATTACACAATGTAGATTGtggcttgataaaagatatgaaaacatcTTTAGAGCTGTTTGGTATActctaaaaatggttaaaatatcaagaaataatgCATTCTGTTGAATAAAATCGGTAATGTTATAACTTTgtatcaattttattgaaatttctgACTTTTTTGCAGAATTATCTCCCAATTCAGCTgctattcaacatgttcaatgcaaATCTtcataggaattttaaattgtgattttttagtcttcctccagtaaaattttatgggactttttccTGTGTATATTTATGATATAATGCTGaatattaaaacttaaaaatcttctgttgcaattactttaaggttagggtcaaatttatgctagattgactggactataatGAGTCTTAACCATTTAGCAATAAAAATTGATTCACTACTTTTAGTACTAATGGTGTGCTAAACCCTACCAAATACAGTCTTTTGTTAATGTCGGGttgatttcttatttttgtttttgggtCCGGTCAGTTGAAGTCCAACTCTAGGTACAGGATTTCTTGCAGCGATAAAGACCTGTAGGTGGCCTTTTAGAAGTTCTGCTTTTTTCTACTCTTGGGTgggttgttgactctttgacacattccaatattccattctctattctattCTAATACAAAGATCTGTTTTGATCAGATTGGAAAAATTATGAATCTTGAATACAAACCTTGTAAAAACTGGAGTACATCTTCTGAGTTAACTACTTCAGCTAAGTCTTTGTAGTCTACACTGtttttactttcatttgtttCTAATGAGATCATGGCTAAGTTCTGTATAAACAATTCCtgaaaaattaatatatttaatgATGACTTACAGGCtacaaattattgaaatatatctaatatataCAATGACAAACTATAACATGTACAGTGGAGTCCCCGGTGTCCGAGCGGCCGGTGATATCGCGCAATAGCTGATTTTGTCATATCAACACAGtaacacaaataaaattgaatttgttcttgttattgttttagcaTGCAGAagggaaaaaaagaataaaattgataagttcaagagttaaataataatgataataactgCAATCGCGTGATTTACAATATTTTgccaatttccattaaaaaaaattacatcaacagaaaaaatttgttttatttaagtcaaatttatatcagattgaaataattttcGCTCTGCATCCTTGGCAGTGTGCTTGGTTCAAATTCAGCTATATTTTGTAGCAGAAaatctttccttttttaaaaaaaagctaTTTTTGGAAGGCATGCACGAAATTACCGGACATTGAAGGAACTCTCAGAACAGGGGTTTCCCTAATTTTGGACACACATTGCACAAAATCTTGAGGATGAAACCATACAAACAGatcattttatgaaataaaagtacatatgttatgaattaATGTGTTCACACAATATTATCTAATTCTTGGTTTTATCAATTGAATAAAGTGAAGTCATAAGTCTTAGGTGCGCGGATACACCAGACTGCACcgtataacaatgtataaaattAGAATGTAACCTAACAAGATTTTTGAAAAGGcttgtaaatttcaaattcagagATATATGAAACTAAGTTTATTGTTGGATGCTACATTTTAGCTCTCATTTAGctctattattttattatttttcaaattttcatactCTTCACTCTTTCTACACGAAATCCCCATGAGGTGGATCATTATCGATAatttccgtatatatttcacgtttcattcccgatccgatggcattttaatagaaaaccggatgtgggtacgtgcAGCCTAGAAtggcaatttgactattcgtacccacatgcgggtacgcTCAGACACTGCCTATGGAAAAACTACACAATCACAATTTACATGACAAAATTCTAAATTTTCTAATTAAGCATTGTTAAGTGCTCAAGTGATTTCATGGATTTGATAAGTAGCCTTAGTAGGGTGAACGAACCCAGGACTAACCGACTCTATGGACGAATCTTCCCTATGGACGAACACATACAGGGCGAACCGACTCCGTGGACTGACGGACCGATGGCGAGGGGACCCGATTCCACTATAAACAAATTTATGTTCTCACATTGAGTTTtttacaactgtttttttttgggggtaaaTAAAATCTCTCTTACAGTTGCTTTGCCTGTTAAATAAAGGGCTTCCTGGCTGATTGCTGCAACATCTGGGGAGCTCTTCATTATCGTTCTCACACGAGATAAAGGCAATGAATTTTTATCCTTTGATTCTGACATTTTTCAATTTTCCCTCCTAGCCCTTATGGTGATTCCCGAAAGTTTCCGAGGTAGAAATGATTAAAAGCAAGACTTCATATTGGGGCGATTAAACTTATGTGATGAGTTACAGTGGTGACGAGAACTCGAGGACGAGAAGAAAGAAATTTTAGTGTGTCGTAATAATGACAATTATactaatattgtaaaacaaataaatccatGAATGTTTTTATTCCTTAATTGATATCATCTTTGAGTATTTTCAATATCTTTGAATTTGAAAAACTGAAAGCTAATTTGAATTATTCTGTTATAAATCAAAGGATTTGCATTTAATACTATACATTGCTATACAAATCCTTAATTGGTTAATATATCAGATGAACATGAATTATGTAAATACAGAAATACATCGGCAGATAACATATTTGCACTAAAATCAGTAATTGATCACATTAAACACAATAAATGATAATAAACAGCTgagccatgagcgcatgatacgcccgtcgtcttgtgtaaaagttttatgcaacaatcataaatagtttctgagaaagttttaagcaataaccatatattgtttttgagatacggcgggaCATAtgacccccctcttttttttttacaaaaaatctaaatatcactaaaataaaattttgaaaacaaaacaaaaatgtatacgtacagatttttaaattaatataacaaagaagtgtgtaaagttttaagcaataatcataatttgtttttatgataCGGCGTGacaaaaaccctccccctttttttacaaaatactcaataactcaaaatgaaattttgaatcatcaccaaaaagtatacagatcttaagattaatttaactaagaagtgtgttaagtgtgtaaagttttaagcaataatcaaaaatcgtttttgatatacggtgcgacatgtgaaaaaacacccccctgttttattacaaagtgccgtaactcaaaaagttttaatcttattttaaccaaaaagtatacagatcatttgaccatcataagaaacaactataataagtttcatgaaatttggataaatcgttctcaagttacggtgcgacatgtttacgccggacagacagacggacagacggacagacagacggacggacagacggacggacaccggacatttgtataccataatatgtcccgtcaaaattttgacgggcgtataaaaaggcATTTGCAGCTTTTATCGATcttcaaaaaaacatttaatacagTTTGGCGACTATAAGGTTGTTAATGATAAACTTTTGATACATGatattccaaatatttttttagaattgtTTATTCAATGTTTATAAACTAACTTAGTAAGAAAAATATCACGAACTCCAAGACATTATTTTTCTCAAGTTATCTCTCTCTATAACCACTTTTGTAATACTCTCTCAGTTTTACACTTTATTATAATTAATTAGAACATGATTTACTCTCATGCAATGTAAACTCTGGTTATATAGCATTTTGTGCTCAAGTCATACTTTTACCGGTATTGCAAGGTCTTATAAATCCCACAATAGTAGTGGCTATGATTAGTTCATGAGTATAGAGTTTCTTAAACACATGCAGCTCTAGGATACTTACTATTGCAGCTTGCATTgtttatgaaaaagtaaaatcacaaaaatactgaactcagaggaaaattaattcggaaagtccataatcacatggcaaaatcaaataacaaaacgcatcaaaaacgaatggacaagaactgtcatattcctgacttggtacaggcattttcaaatgtaggaaatggtggattgaacctggtttatagctagctaaa
This window contains:
- the LOC139498218 gene encoding chromatin accessibility complex protein 1-like, coding for MSESKDKNSLPLSRVRTIMKSSPDVAAISQEALYLTGKATELFIQNLAMISLETNESKNSVDYKDLAEVVNSEDVLQFLQDIIPRKIKYSEYLSIKQKEEDES